The sequence GCCTGACACCTGTGGTCACACCTGACATGCATGGTCGTGCCCAACACACGTGGTCACACCTGACACACGTGGTCATGCTTGACACATGTTGTCTTGCCTGAGACCCATGGTCACACCTGATATGCATGGTCATGCCTGACACACATGGTCATGTCTGACACATGAGGGGCGCAGCCAACTGCACTCATCGTCACAGCATCCTGCAGCGCGGTGTCCCCGgctcacagatggagaaactgcagCCCAAGGCTGCCAAGGTCATCCTGGGAGCCTATGTCAGGAGCGGCTAACCCGAGCAGGGGCTCAGACACCCGGTGTGTAGGTGCGCGGGCACCCCTGCCCCTGGAGGTGTTTCCCACCCCAGGAGCCCCTCCCGCTTCCCTGCCAGGGCTCTCCTCCCAGGCCTTGGCCCACGCGGctccccctgcacccccaccccgccctgatGGAAAGGCTGCCCCCGTCCCCCTCCAGGAACCTGGCTGGCTCCCACCAGACCCTCTGGTACCCAGAGGCACGCGTCTCCCCTTCCAAGTGAAACTCTTAACAGCAAAACCCGTCCTGTGCTTCTTCACGGAGCAGACTGCTTTAATTTAAACTAATGGGTGTGCTTCTGTCCTGATGTCTCCGGTCACCCACGGCCTCTCTGGAGGCGGCAGCCACAGTGTCCAGGCGGCGGCCTCCAGTGGGTCCCCAGAGCAGGAGGGCCTCGCTGTCCTCCGCTTCTCTGAGTCCAGCCAGACACAGACAGCGGCCACAGCAGGGTTCTCGGAGCTGGCGGAGGCTGCCGGCCTTGCAGGCCGGTGCTCTGCAGTATGTTTGGGCTTCTCCCTTCCTTGGACGGAGCACCCGACATTCTGCAGTCTTTCCAAAATTCCTTTCACCTGCCCCAAATCTTTCAACAAACCCCCTTTCTACTTACATCAGCCAGAATCTGATTTTCTTGCTTACAGCGAAGAAACAGCCCTGCCCTCAGTTCTGACCTGCTGGATTAAACTGGGCTACACCTGgtgaccaccccccccccaggtCTTCCCCTGCCACCTGCCCCGAAGGAGGGGCGTGGGTTCCGCCTAGACCCGACACCAGAGGTGGCCGGTGCCCACGGGCAGACGTCAGAGCCTttgtcaccctcatcaagaggcagGTATGTCCAGACAAAGGCTGCCCCCGGGCAAGAATATGCCCACAGGACATCTGTCTGCGAGGAAACACCTTCCTGCCAGTCTAGCTGCGGCCTCCGCCCCCAgacccccagggcccagggcagcaGGCGGTGGGGACCAGGGCAGGAATGACAGCCCCTGGCTAGAGCCGTCCGCCCGCTGCAGTCCGAGCAGCCACTTGGGGTCACACTGGCGCCTGGAAGGGACCCCACACGAGCTCGATTCTTTCCCGACGGCCCCCCGCGGCTGCGTCTGGGGCCCCCTGCTCCCCTCGCTCCCAGGCGCCCGTCATCCCTTTGTTCCTCCTTCGGCCGTCTCCGCGGCCGCTGGGTGGCAGTGTGGACGCGCGCACCGGCCACCCGCCGGGCAGCTCCCGCGGCCGCGGGCGGCGCGCATCCGCGCACAGCGTCGCGGTCCCGCCTCGGTGCAGCCTGAGAAGCGCGGCCCACCCGCAGCCAGACCGCTGCTCCTCCTCCGCAGGTGGGGCGCCGCGCCCTCCCTTGCCAAGCCGGGGGCTTGAATTAGCGCTTCAATCCCGGCTTCCCTCCGGCCGTCGAGTCCGAGCAAATGCGCTGCAGTGGTCACCCCCTGCAGAGGCGTGTGGCCCGGCCCGACCACAGACCGGGCCGCGGGCTTCCTGCGCGGCCTGCTGGCACGGGGCCTCCCAGGAGGGCGTGGCGGAGGAGGGGGCGTACATGGCTCCCTCTGGTCCCCATGAGAGCACAGAGGTGCCCCCCTCCGCCTCCCTATAAGAGAGGGACCCAGACCAGGGAGGTGAGGGCTTGCCCTGGGCTGCATTTACCCCGGGAGAAGAGCCCGGCTAGGGCCGGGTGGGGGCACCCTTGACCCACCCTAGAACCAGGGCGGTTCCCGTGATGGAGCGCAGTCTCTCAGGCAGAGGTCCCGGCCCTCACGCTGCAGAGGCTCAGGCTTCAGGACTCCCAGGCCCGACCCCTCCCGAGCCCCTGGCCCGCACGGTCCTGCGCAGTCAGCTCCCTGGCACCGGCCCTCTGGGCTGGATCTGCACGTCCTGTGAGGGGCAGGCACCTGGGCCAGCTCAGGGCAGTGGGCTCAGGGCAGTGGGCTCAGGGCGGGGATGCCTGCAGATCCCGGGGGTGCTGTGGGGGTGCCCACAGAAACCCGGAGCAAGGCTGCTATGGTACCTACACATCCACAGGGCGCTCGAAGAGGACCAGCCCTCTGATGGAATCTGGCACCTTCACCGCGCTGGGCATCACCCCGCCTTCCCTTCGCCCCAGTGGCTCGAGGCAGACCGTCCCTTCCTCCGAGGCAGTCAGTGTACAAGCTGCAGACATAGTCGGGTAGCAGGGCCTCGCTCCCAAGACGGACTCGCAGGAGGCCCTGAGACTgtctccccccagcccccttctGGCCCCCGGCCCCAGCTGTTTTCCTTCGTACATGCACATCTATATGCTTCCttagaaaaatgaagatgttTGTTATTTGCTTGCTTAGAAAAATGAAGATGCTTGTTAATTTTTTTGCTGAGGTTTCTGACATACAGGAGGAAGAATCATGGGTGACTGTGGCAGGCAGCTTCTAGAATGGCCCCCAgtgtccccacccccaggaggcCCCTCCTGAGTATAGGCTGGGCCTGGCCACTGGCTTCTGAGACAGGGATGCAGACTGGGATGGGGCATCACTTCCCTCATGGGCTCAGGCGGTGCTGCTCAGAAGTGCCAGCGGTCATCGGGAGCTGCCCAGGGCAGAGGTGCCCAGCAAGGAACCCAGGCATCATCCAGCCACCTGTGTGGCCTCACGGTCAAGTGTGGCCAGTGAGGCAGAGCCTGGCCGTGTCTGGCGTGAAGTCCTGCCCCATGGCACCTGCAGGGACACCGAAGATTTGTCACAAGTTGCTGTTTGGGGGTGACAGTGATACAGGAATAGACAAGGAATACTGAGGACATGGAAGACAAAAGGACACCGTACATTCAACCATCAGATTAGagcctttatttttcttgttcttgaaaTCTGGGTTTGCAGCAAAGCAAAATTGTCTCTACTTGATTAATAAAGAAAAGGaacttatattttaatataatttacagATGCATGATAAAGTTAAGAGGATGCTTTTCCATACATAGTCCTTTAAGACCTCACTACCATTGTTTGTACTTAACTGTTGTAATATTTAAAGACATCATTTTATACTTTGGACAAAGCCAAGAGCAATTCGGAGTAATAATTACATAACAAACATTCTGGCTACAAGTTGTAAAACGTTAGGTTCTTCAGGAATAATACCCAGAAACACTGTTTTTCCTTTCAGACCCTGGAAATGCGGGGGCCCCCTACACATGCTCCTTGTCGAACTCGCAGAGGAAGTGCATGGTGAGGTGGCAGGCCACGTCGTTCCAGCCCCCTGAGGCCACCAGCTCCACGCAGTCCTCCTCATCGTAGGCATTGTTGGGTTCCCCGCTGCGCCACTTGCTGAAGGTCTGCATGGGCGAGCGGTCCGCGTAGACGAACGCGCCCTCCCTCTCCAGGTCGTTGATGCCGATGAAGACGCGAGCCAGGCCGGCCTGCGTGATGTAGGCAGCCAGCAGCGCGTTGGCGGCCTCGTCCTTGGGCATGCTCAGCGTGCCGCCCCGGCCCTGGCAGGCCAGCTGCGCGTCCACGTAGCgcttctcctccttcaccagcAGGTACATCTTCTGCTCCGTCTCGCGCACCCCGGCGACGGCTGCGATGATAGGGCTGCAGGGTGAGCGCTGGTGGTCCCCGAACAGAGCACCGACCCAGCGCACCGTGCAGCAGGGGCAGAGTCCCGGCTGGCCCACGGAAACCACACCCGCATCCAGCAGTCCCCGGGGCAGTGCTGGGGGAGGCCCGGGAGCAGGAAGGTGCCCGGAAGCACGTACCGTTCTTTATGAACTTCAGCTCGGCAGTGAGCTGGGTGACCTGGTTGTCCATCTCCCCGATGGCCTTTCTCAGCTGGCTGCATTCGCACGGGATGCCTGTGAATGGAGACCACGGCCAGCATGTTAGGAGATGAACCCCCTCCCCAAAGCACCGACGTGATGCAGCAGACACTCAGGCCGTCCAGGCTGTGAGCGAGACTTAACCCTAAAGGCGAGGAGCGGTGGGAGGGCGGCAACAGGGGCGCCCGAGTCAGGTCCTAGTTTCTCAGTCTCGCTCTGGTCACCGTGGGGAGGAAATCAGTGGGGTGCAGAAGTGGGACGGGGTGGGCGAGAGTGGGTGTCGTGACCGTCACCGCTGGAGGATATCTGGACCATCATtgccggggcggggggtggggggtgggggtaggtggAGAGAAGACGAGCCGTTTGAGAACCATGGTGGAGCTAGAGCCCTTGGGTGATGTTCGGTCATCCATGCGTGGCCCAGCACGCTTCAGTTTAGGTATCTCCTCCTGGCCTCTCGAGAGGACCCTAATCATCATGCCCTGAAGAGCTCCACGGGGTAAGGAGCCTTTTCGGAATGTCACTTGGCCGTCACAGCATCCGGGTCGACTTGCAGGTGGAGTCACACCTCGCTCCAGCCTCGGCTCCAGACCTGGAGGGACCGCTGGCTCTGCCTGTCCGCGGCCCCGCCCACCTATGGCCCCGCCCATCCGTGACTAGGCTCCGCCCCACGGCCCCGCCCACACACTGCTCGGCCCACCCACCAGCGGCTCTGCTCACCTATGGCTTAGCCCGCCCGCGGCCCCGCCCACCTATGGCCCCGCCCACCCGTCActaggccccgcccccagcagcgGCCCCGCCCACCCGCAGCGTCGGTGTCTGGCCCGTTGTCCAGACTCCCAGTCACCCTTTATCACCGACAGCCCGAACACCCCCACCACCCGCAGGGCGCCCCCTCCCGGGGCACTGGCGCCGCCGCGCCTGGGTGCGGTCGCTCTGAGGGCACTTTCTCTGAGACGTGTCTTCGAGGTCTCTGAGGGCCGAGCTGGAGAGCTGGGCCCGCTGTCCGCCCGACAGGCCCCTCAGCGCGCCCAGGGACAGCCCCAGGGACGCGGACACCGCGTCCCCACCTCATCCAGAATCTGTGAGGTGTCTCCTGCGCcacccggggggcgggggggacagaCAAGGACCGGCAGGTGCAGACCCGCCAGGAGGGGGGTCTCAGCAACGGGTCTGAGGGGCCGCGAGAGCCGCGGGAGGGCGCGGCAGGGATCGGAAACAGGACGGACGACGGGGGTGCCCGCAGGGACAGTCCggcggggtggggaggctgtGTGTGGACAAGGTGAACCTGCGGGGACGCTGGAGGCGCGAGCTGGGCGGTGGGCTGGGAGGTGAGGGCCGccctggagggggtggggcaggcggctccgctggagaaggaaggcGGGCAGCAGAGGGGCTCCtctggggagagaggggaagtGGGGGCGACGGGACGCTGACAGAGAGGACGGGTCTGCCCGCCGCCGGAGGGGTGGCCGGCAGGGACGAGCTGAGCTGGGGTCCCCTGGGGAGTCTGCTGCAAGGACTCCAGAAAGAGCGAAACCAGAAGGTACAGACAGTGCTTTTCAGAGAAGCCCGGTGCTCAGAGCAAGTGGGCTCCCCAGAGACGCATCAGGAAAGGACCCCTGTGTCTGAGCCGAATGAGGAGCTGGACCACATGCAGTCGGCAGGCAGGCCACGGCCCTAAGCAGGACACTGACACGTTCAGGCGGGAGGGAACCAATCACTGAAGGAGCCTAGGGAGCGGCgccggggaggggggtggagtGTGGCAGGTCCGGGTGCTGTCatgatttaaactttttaaaagtgcaGTTTTAACACATGTTTAAGAAAGCCCTGGACCCTTTATGCCATACCTGGTTCTCCATTAGGGCCAGGGGGTCCTATGTCACCAGAATCTCCTTTTTCACCTGCAAAAGAGAAGCAAGGCCAAAGTCACCAAGCAGGGGTAGGGCATGCTCCATGAGCTCAGAATGTCCAGGTGACAGCGTTCATTCTTCCATGGGCAGTGCCCTGGGGTTTCTCCCGGTCCCTCCTCCCGCGGCAAACTGTAGGGAGGTACAGTTTGTCGATGATTGCTTCTCCAGGCTCTGCTTACATGACCGGGAACACACACATAGCAAGGGACTTGACAGTTGACCAAACAAGGGTTTCTTCATGTCAGTCCTGGAAAGCCAGCGTGTTTCCtagaacatccatcatctcaggAAATCTTAGGCTCAGTGCTAGTCCTGTCCGAGTCCCTCATCACAGCAAGAGAACCCAGGTGGAACATGTGACCTCAGAGATGAATGGACCTTACGGGTTACCCAGCAAGACAGTCAAGATGAGACTGATCCTCCCTGACCCTCTCTGGGAGGCAGCGAGGTGTCACCATGGACATCTGGGCACCAGCCTTCCGTGGACAGGACATGACACTCAGCCACTCTGCCCCTCCATCTCTCCCAGCTTATGAAACAAGGGGGTCAGAGAAAGCCATGGAGACAGAGCTTCTAGCTGCTTTGAAATTAGAcgatggatatttatttttaaatcacaggGATGTCCCTAAAGCATAATCATTCTTCCCACTGAGAGAACCTAAGCATCTCTGCTGACCTGGCAGTGAAGGGACGGTGAAGTGCATATCCTTGGAGACCCGTGTTCTGTCTGATGGAGATGGAGAGAGCTCGACAGGCTCCACCCTAGCGATGCCTttgttttctcagcatcaggagcTTGAGAATGACTCAGGGTTCAACCTGACAAGGGCCCAGCATGGCAGCCTCAGAGACATGGAAGCCCAGGTAAGCTGAGCCCACTGAGTGCCTCCAGGGCAAGCTGTCCCCCATGAGACCCCGACATTTACCCAGAGCACGTGCTGTGTGTTACAAGCATGCACACCCCTACTCCTAGGCAATGTCCACTGCCTTTTGCACAACGGCTAAAAGGCAGAAACCCCTCCAGCGACCCTCAGCAGATGAAGGGGCAAGTACAGTGTGTTCCATCCATGCAACAGAATATCGTTCAGCCTATGGAGGGAGGAGGTCCTGATGCCTACTGCAGCAGAGATGAGCCTCGGAAGCATCGTTCTAGTGAAATAAGATACAAAAGCGCAAatagtgtatgtttccatgtatGTGAAATATCTAAATGGGCAAGTTCACAGACAGAACACAGATAAGTGGTcgctggggctggaggggagaggggagttaCTACTTCATGAAAACAGAGTTTCTCTTTGGAGTAATGAAAGcattttggaaatatatatattttcaaatatctctaTATATATAAACCAGCAGTGGTGGTTGTACAACATGGCAGTGGTGCTTAGTGGCACTGAATTGTACACTGAAAGTGATGCATTTTATGTTATGAATGTTTTACCACCACTTTTTAGAGTTTCCTGGAAGCAGTCGTGTCCTCCTCTGTGTCACGCACATCTGTGTGCTCCGTGACGAATCCCCGGGGCAGGGGCTCCCTGCGGATTTGCTAGGGACGGAGGCACTCTAGGGACAGTCCCTGTCCCCACCGTGGGGCCCAAGGAGTGTGGCCTGTCACCCCATCTGGGGCTTTGAGTCACGAGTGGGTCTAGGTGATCTCTCCTGATGGGGGCCACAGGGACCTGCCCTGGCCCAGCCCGGCCCTGGCAAGAAGGGCTCCTTGGCCAGGACTGTGATGGAGTGTGTGCGCACTGGGCAGAGCTGACCACAGCCAAGCTCCCTCACCCCTAACCCCCCGCACCCTTCCAGGCCCCCCCCAGCCTCGGTCTCCTGCTGCCAACACCTGCAACAAGACCTGTGGGAAGCCTCCATGGGACCGGAGGCCTGCCTGCCTCATCAGGAGCCTGGGGGTCCAGCAGAGGTGCAGATAAGCCAGGGGCTCAGAAATCATTCGCTGACAGAAGGTGGAGGGGGCAGTGCACGAGGCTGAGTCACCCCTTGACTGCCCTGGGCCTCGTCTCTCAAGCCCACCCTCCAGGGTCGTGCGGGTCAGACGGGGTGACGGGGGCCCTGATGCTCGTGGGGAGCTGCCCCCCAGTCCCAGGAAGTCTGAGCCCCCCAGCGGGAGGTGGACACACGGTGCATCCAGAATACCGTCCTTCTGCTGCTCAAATGGGCCTCCTGATTGTCCCCTGAGACCGGGCAGCTCGTCAGCCCTGCAGGGTGGAGGCACCCCTGCCTGGCGGCACCCAGTCGAGTCTGATCGCTCCCAAAAACTAAACATCAGGGCAGACCCGATCACGTGTAAAGCACATACAATGAACACGCCCGCCAGCTGCTCTCCGAGCGCCCATTGGTGAGCCCGCAAGGGAGCGTGAGCCAGAGGTGTGAGTGAGATACCTTTGGAGCCGATGGGGCCGATCTTCCCGTGGCGCCCCACGCcgcctttctgtcctttatcgccCACGTCGCCTGGGGAAACAACGAGATCACAGTCGGCCGAGGCACGGGTAACGTGTACGGGTAACGCGTATGGGTAAGGCGTACGCATGCCAGCCTCCCCGAACACAcgtgcatgcgcacacacacagccatgcACACATACGAGGAGGCCGGACACGAGGCGAGTCCTGCCCCAGACGCTGTGTGCCCTGCATGACGCTGGGGACGCAAGAGCGACACAGCTCAGCGTCTGCCAGAGGAGGCGGCTCTAACCCCGGTGACGAGTGTTGTAACAGGAGACGCGTGGGGGCCTCCTGTGGTGGTTCGGCTGGTTTTCACACTGTTTCCTCATTGACCCGCAGGGTCCACTGGGACGCTTGCCATGGCCTCCTTAGGGGACGTGCAGATCCACTAAATTAGATTAACCTTGGGCTCCACCGGCAGCCTCATGAAGACCCATGCCCAGAGCAGCTGGAGGTCTCAGAGACCACCCACCCAACCACAGCTGCAGACGGGAGGGCAGAGACACAGTCAAGGGACTTGCACCTACAGTGAGGAGCTGGGCGAATGGTTCCAGGCACAAGGACCCCACTGGAGATGGGCGGGCCACTGGAGCCTGGGGAGTGACCTCCTGCCTGGGCAACATGCCGTCTCACTCAGAAGACCCACCaccgcagaggagcctgggtcacATTGGGGTAGGTCGGGTGTGAGCGTGGGCCTGTCATCCGGAGTCTGCTGTTTGCTAAAAAGATTCCAACTAGAAAAGGTGAGAACACAGTGCGGGCCTCCTACAACCTGAGGTTCACTTCTCCCTGAGACCCCTGCAGCGGGGCGCTCAGAACAACACCTGCCCACCCCTCTGCTCCCCCAAGACGGCCCCTGCCGCCCCAAGCAGACAGGAGAGGGtaggaggctgggaggagggccTAGAGGGGAAGCACCTCCATCAGGAACAATCTGGTGAAGTGCTTCCTCCCCCGCTTCCCCCACTACATGTAAAACCTCCCAGCTTAGCAGTCGATCAAGTAATGATTCAGTTCATCTGCTGAAGGACGCAGTCAGGGTCTAGCACACATCCTGCTGTTGTAAATAAGTCATAACCGGAGGATGATTGCAGAGCCCCTGGCGTTCAGCCCATCTGTGAATTGCACAGCCGAACTTCGCCACTAATTCAAGGTTGCCGCTGACACAGGGCACCTGTCCCCAGCATGTCTGTGTCCAGCTCCTGCCCTTGGAGGAGTGTGGGACGTGGTCCCTGCTGCAGGGAGCTCTGAGAAACCAGGTACAGATACGGGCAATCAGACAGTTGGACGCTAGCGGCTCACGGGGCAGGGGATGGAGGCAGGCCTGGAGCCCAAGGCCAACGGGGAGCAAAGGTGCTGGGTCCGCAGACCCGGGGAGAGGCCCCCGGGGGCTTGTCACCACGGATGGCTGGACCCACCCCAGGGGGGACTCCACAGGTCTGGGAGGGGTGTCCccacaagctcccaggtgatgcagatGCTGGTCTGCATCCTGATCCCAGAACCAGACTTGGGGACCCCTGAGGTTTTGGGGGCACGAGAAGGCTGGAGGTGCAGGAGGCTACCCGTGCAGGCCGAGGCTGGGGCTCAGCCAGCCCTGCATCTGGGCCCTCAAAATCGACTCTCTCCAAACGGTGGATAATAATGCCCTCCTTGTGGTCTGAGACACTGGGTGCACGGCGCTGCCCACCTGCCCCGAGGAGCCGTGTGTGGGGCGCTCAGAACTTGGGCCCTGGCCGAACTGCCCCCGTCATTCGACCCCACCTggacccacacagacacacagagccCTGGGCCCACCAGCTCACGCACCAGAGTCTACATTTTAACACATCCCAGGGTGACTCCAAGGCCCCGAAGCTAGAGCAGGACCGGGCTTGCTCCCCGCCTGGTGGCCTCACAAGAGGGCCTCTGTGCAGAATGCCGGGTGCTGGGGGAAGCTGGGCCCCAGGTGTGGCCAGCATGACCAGCACCCTGCCCTGCACGGTTCCCACACATCAGGCCCCCCAAGGGCAGAGTGACAACAGCTACCAGCTGTGGGTGCTGCTGCGGGCAGTGTTGGTGCTGGGCaacttgtgcacacacacacattacacgtgtgtgcacatatatgtgtgtgcctgttacatgtgtgcacacacgtgtatgctaacacacacatatacatgtgtgtgcacgtgcattcATGCAAATGTGCTCATGCACATGCCTGTGCATGTATATGCAtgacatacacatgcacacatatgtgtacacacatgtctacactcacacagacatgcacacatgaACGAACACCACATTCAGACATGCAAACGTAAACACACACCCTGCAACCCTGTCATCCTCGCAGAACTTGAGCTGGAACTGGGAGCAGGAGCCGGCAGCTCCTGCACCCTGACCCTGCGCACACAAGGCCTTTGGGGGGTGGGCTGCCGCTCCTCACGGAGTATTCTCTCTGTGGGgtttgctggagaaggaagaggcgaGAACCACTGGGTCCCCTGACATATCCACATGCTCTCTGCTTGAGGGCGACCCACGGTCAACCAGAAGCAGCAGAAAAGCCGGGTGACTGCTAACCCGGCAGGGACTGGAGGCAACAAGAGCCCACTGCCTTCATCCTGCCTCCTCTCCAGTCTTTAGGACAAAAAAGCACACTCCCCTGctctggaggtgggggaggaccAGGAACACACTGGACACACTCAGAACCTGTCCCTCCACACCTCTGGAGCTGGCGGTAGCAGCTCCCAGGGAGCCCGTCCCCTCCGCTAATGAGACGGGCACTGCGCATATTTGTCCTCTGGACACGCATGAGGGATGGGGCTTGCAGCGGGCTGGTGAATCTGATTAATTTTAATGAAGATCTCACACAGTCCTTTGAAGAGGAGACTGGGCAGAAAGAGCACTTGGCAGCCCGCTTCCTCAGCGATTTTTAATGGGCATGACACACACGTTCCAGCGCCCAGAAAGCCCATCAGGGTCGGGATCACCCTTCACCCTCCTGGGCCGGGAGGGGCCCCAGCTCCTGCGCTCGGGGGCCAGTGGGCGACCTCTTAGCTGCGTGTCTGGGGGCTTGAGACGACACGTGATTAGCAGGTGGTGTCAGCAAGCCCAGCGCATGCTGTGTGCACAGGGCGTTCGGGCAGGAAGTGCGGGCAGGACTCGCATTCCAATGAAGGACCCCGacagtggtgggggtggtggtctgCCGCGAACGGACTGGTCTTTGTTCTTCCAGAAAAGCCAGCCAGCAGCTTGCAGGCACTTTCAGCTGCAGCTGCTTTGAGTTCCCAGCAGGGGGGCTGCTCCATGTGTGACCATGTGTGACCAGAGACCCCCCCAACACATGGCATGCCAGCCGAAGAGGGAGGGCCCCCACCTGCAGCAGCCCCACGGCTGGCCCTCCGTGGGAGCTGGGCTGAGAAGGGCGCCAGGGGCAGGGTGCTGCGGTCCCACCCACCACATCCCTCCTGGCGCCGGCCGACAGTCTTGCCCACCTCGGCCACCCCCCCAAACCAAAGCTGAAGCTGTGTAAGCCCAGCTGGTCCTCCTGCTTGGAGGAGCATCTCAGAGCAGAGTGTCTGCCTGACGGGCAGCAGGGGGAAGCCAGCCCAGCGTGGCCAGATGCCTCGGCCACagaccatccccccaccccagaaccTGAGGAGGGGCGGGTCCCCGCACAGTCACCCCGGCCCTTAGACAGGCCACCCACAGATTTCAGAGGCACTCCTTCCAGGTATTTCCCAGACAACTGACTGAGGGCCTTCCAAGGGCCGGGTCCTTGATGGGATGGGAAGACTCCAGTCAGGAgccagggaagaagggaaggaaggggtcCCACGGGGAAAACGGTGCAAAACCAGGGAGACTGGATGCCCAGGGGGCATTTGGGACATCTTCCTCACACTTTCTCAGCAACTCACAAAAATGTTCCTGGTCGGACAACTAGGATCCCTCATGCCTCGGGGGAACTAAGCCCGAGGGCCAAAACTAGAGAGCCCATGCGCAGCAACGAAAGCTCCCGCGTGACGAAACAAAGATCCCTCATGTCCCAGCAAAGGCCTGACGCAGCCAGGTA comes from Cervus canadensis isolate Bull #8, Minnesota chromosome 30, ASM1932006v1, whole genome shotgun sequence and encodes:
- the COLEC11 gene encoding collectin-11, whose protein sequence is MKRALALMGLAFLCVLRAGASQQTVDDACSVQILVPGLKGDAGEKGDKGAPGRPGRVGPTGEKGDVGDKGQKGGVGRHGKIGPIGSKGEKGDSGDIGPPGPNGEPGIPCECSQLRKAIGEMDNQVTQLTAELKFIKNAVAGVRETEQKMYLLVKEEKRYVDAQLACQGRGGTLSMPKDEAANALLAAYITQAGLARVFIGINDLEREGAFVYADRSPMQTFSKWRSGEPNNAYDEEDCVELVASGGWNDVACHLTMHFLCEFDKEHV